In the genome of Saccharomonospora viridis DSM 43017, one region contains:
- the soxR gene encoding redox-sensitive transcriptional activator SoxR — MPKLADYLTIGQVAQRSGVPHTALRFYEDRGLIFAERTSGNQRRYPRSVLRRIAFIRSAQRVGLTLEQISEALSALPHDHAPTKADWARLSRRWRDELDARIDALQRLRDQLTDCVGCGCLSLRTCALNNPDDRIGALGPGAPGLKPKSEGGL, encoded by the coding sequence GTGCCGAAGCTCGCCGACTACCTCACCATCGGACAGGTGGCCCAACGAAGCGGGGTTCCCCATACCGCGCTCCGGTTCTACGAGGACCGTGGCCTGATCTTCGCCGAGCGGACGTCGGGTAATCAGCGGCGGTACCCGCGGTCGGTGTTGCGTCGGATCGCGTTCATCCGCTCGGCCCAGCGAGTCGGTCTGACATTGGAGCAGATCAGCGAGGCGTTGTCCGCCCTGCCCCACGACCACGCACCGACGAAGGCCGATTGGGCACGACTGTCCCGGAGGTGGCGGGACGAACTCGATGCCCGAATCGACGCGCTGCAACGACTGCGGGACCAACTCACCGACTGCGTCGGCTGCGGCTGCTTGTCACTGCGTACGTGCGCCCTCAACAATCCGGACGACCGGATCGGCGCCCTGGGACCCGGGGCCCCGGGCCTGAAACCCAAATCAGAAGGCGGCCTCTGA
- the hisB gene encoding imidazoleglycerol-phosphate dehydratase HisB, which produces MSRVGKVERTTKESSIRVELDLDGSGQVEVSTGVPFYDHMLHSFGVHGSLDLRIEAQGDVHIDAHHTVEDTAIVLGQALRQALGDKKGIRRFGDAWIPMDETLAHAAIDVSGRPYCVHVGEPEQFNTFTIGGNYPFVLTRHVFESLSFHAQIALHVRVLHGRDPHHIAEAQYKAVARALREATEPDPRAGGIPSTKGVL; this is translated from the coding sequence GTGAGCCGCGTCGGCAAGGTCGAACGCACCACCAAGGAGTCGTCCATCCGGGTCGAACTCGACTTGGACGGCAGCGGACAGGTGGAGGTGTCCACCGGCGTCCCGTTCTACGATCACATGCTGCACTCCTTCGGCGTGCACGGCAGTCTCGATCTGCGGATCGAAGCGCAGGGCGACGTCCACATCGACGCGCACCACACCGTCGAGGACACGGCGATCGTGCTCGGTCAGGCGCTCCGTCAGGCCTTGGGCGACAAGAAGGGCATCCGCCGTTTCGGTGACGCGTGGATTCCCATGGACGAGACGTTGGCGCACGCGGCCATCGACGTCTCCGGGCGTCCGTACTGCGTGCACGTCGGTGAGCCCGAGCAGTTCAACACGTTCACCATCGGTGGCAACTATCCGTTCGTGCTGACCCGGCACGTGTTCGAATCGCTGTCGTTCCACGCGCAGATCGCCCTGCACGTGCGGGTGCTCCACGGCCGGGACCCGCACCACATCGCCGAGGCCCAGTACAAGGCGGTGGCTCGGGCGTTGCGGGAGGCCACGGAGCCGGACCCGAGGGCCGGGGGCATCCCGTCCACGAAGGGAGTGCTGTAG
- a CDS encoding MMPL family transporter has product MATFLARLGRASFRRRRLVTSLWVLLLVVFGIGALTMSGQTTNSVTIPGTEAQQAIDRLEERFPEAGVGKGSVNVAVAPPEGQQLDPQIVAGLVKNLGEAPNVATVTDPFQTKSIAPDGSLALIQVVYRMPSPEVTDADRDALQAAAQSTRDAGWTVEFGGDAMQGIPVTQPTEGIGVIVAAVVLIVTFGSLVAAGLPLVTALIGVGIGMAGITALSGVVDLNANTPVLALMIGLAVGIDYALFIVSRYRTELESGAAPEDAAATAVGTAGSAVVFAGLTVIIALAGLTVVGIPILGQMGLAASATVAIAVLIAVTLLPAVLGFAGTKVLGGRIPGLRRPARPGPTAGWRWSSFLARRRVVMLLATVAGLAVLAVPAADMRLGLPNDATAAPDSTQRKAYDLISESFGPGLNGPLVVVLDAANDPQSATQAAMQRINALDNVAMVMPPQFNRAHDTALLTVIPSTGPETQETEDLVADIRALSGQLEADTGATMSVTGATAMDIDISQRMADALLPYLSLVVGLAFILLMIVFRSVLVPLSATLGFLGSVGATFGAVVAVFQWGWLGDLLGVDATGPVMSVLPVLLIGVLFGLAMDYQVFLVTRMREEYVHGRSPDEAMITGFKHGSRVVVAAALIMISVFAGFVLAESVLIQSIGFALAFGVAVDAFVVRMTIVPALMSLLGRSAWWLPRWLDRVLPNVDVEGEKLTRGTGGDGGSDGDRELEPLAR; this is encoded by the coding sequence GTGGCCACCTTCCTCGCCCGACTCGGTCGTGCGTCCTTTCGGCGACGCCGCCTGGTCACCAGTCTGTGGGTGCTCCTGCTCGTGGTCTTCGGCATCGGCGCCCTCACGATGTCCGGGCAGACCACCAACTCCGTGACCATCCCCGGCACGGAGGCGCAGCAAGCCATCGACCGCCTCGAGGAGAGGTTCCCGGAAGCAGGGGTCGGCAAGGGCTCGGTGAACGTCGCCGTCGCACCACCCGAGGGACAGCAGCTCGACCCGCAGATCGTGGCCGGACTCGTCAAGAACCTCGGTGAAGCGCCGAACGTCGCCACCGTCACCGACCCGTTCCAGACGAAGTCGATCGCACCCGACGGCTCGCTCGCCCTGATCCAGGTCGTCTACCGGATGCCCTCGCCGGAGGTCACCGACGCCGATCGGGACGCGCTCCAAGCCGCCGCCCAGTCCACACGCGACGCGGGCTGGACGGTCGAGTTCGGCGGGGACGCCATGCAGGGCATCCCGGTCACCCAACCCACCGAAGGCATCGGCGTGATCGTCGCCGCCGTCGTGCTCATCGTCACATTCGGTTCACTGGTCGCGGCCGGACTCCCCCTGGTCACGGCGCTGATCGGCGTCGGCATCGGCATGGCCGGCATCACCGCCCTGTCGGGGGTCGTCGACCTCAACGCCAACACCCCGGTGCTCGCGCTGATGATCGGCCTCGCCGTCGGCATCGACTACGCGCTGTTCATCGTGTCCCGTTACCGCACCGAACTGGAAAGCGGGGCGGCCCCCGAGGACGCCGCCGCCACGGCCGTGGGCACCGCGGGTTCGGCCGTCGTGTTCGCCGGGCTGACCGTCATCATCGCGCTCGCCGGGCTCACCGTGGTGGGCATCCCCATCCTCGGCCAGATGGGACTGGCGGCCTCGGCCACCGTCGCCATCGCCGTCCTCATCGCCGTCACGCTCCTGCCCGCCGTCCTCGGCTTCGCGGGCACCAAGGTGCTCGGCGGCCGGATACCGGGTCTGCGCCGTCCGGCGAGGCCCGGGCCGACCGCGGGCTGGCGGTGGTCCTCCTTCCTCGCCCGTCGGCGTGTCGTGATGTTGCTCGCGACCGTGGCCGGTCTCGCGGTGTTGGCCGTTCCCGCCGCGGACATGCGACTCGGTCTGCCCAACGACGCCACCGCCGCCCCCGATTCGACACAGCGCAAGGCCTACGACCTGATCAGCGAAAGCTTCGGCCCCGGCCTGAACGGTCCCCTCGTCGTCGTGCTCGACGCGGCGAACGACCCGCAGAGCGCGACACAGGCCGCGATGCAACGCATCAACGCGCTCGACAACGTGGCCATGGTCATGCCGCCCCAGTTCAACCGCGCACACGACACGGCATTGCTCACCGTGATCCCCTCGACCGGTCCGGAGACCCAGGAGACCGAGGACCTCGTCGCCGACATCCGCGCGCTGAGCGGCCAGCTGGAAGCCGACACCGGTGCCACCATGTCGGTCACCGGTGCCACCGCCATGGACATCGACATCTCCCAGCGGATGGCCGACGCCCTGCTGCCCTACCTCTCCCTGGTCGTCGGGTTGGCGTTCATCCTGCTGATGATCGTGTTCCGGTCGGTCCTCGTGCCGCTTTCGGCGACCCTGGGCTTCCTCGGTTCCGTCGGCGCCACGTTCGGCGCGGTCGTGGCCGTGTTCCAGTGGGGTTGGCTCGGCGACCTGCTCGGCGTCGACGCCACCGGGCCGGTCATGAGCGTGCTGCCCGTCCTGCTGATCGGTGTGCTGTTCGGCCTCGCCATGGACTACCAGGTGTTCTTGGTGACCCGCATGCGCGAGGAATACGTCCACGGTCGGTCCCCCGACGAGGCGATGATCACCGGCTTCAAGCACGGCTCACGCGTCGTGGTGGCCGCCGCGCTCATCATGATCAGCGTGTTCGCCGGTTTCGTCCTCGCCGAGTCGGTCCTCATCCAGTCGATCGGATTCGCGCTCGCGTTCGGGGTGGCCGTGGACGCGTTCGTGGTGCGGATGACCATCGTGCCCGCCCTGATGTCGTTGCTCGGCCGGAGCGCGTGGTGGTTGCCTCGCTGGCTGGACCGCGTCCTGCCCAACGTGGACGTGGAGGGCGAGAAGCTCACCCGGGGAACGGGCGGCGACGGCGGCTCCGACGGCGACCGTGAACTGGAACCGCTCGCCCGTTAG
- a CDS encoding YbaB/EbfC family nucleoid-associated protein produces MSEKKLPSLDDLLAQSERVDRRLLAQRRQNRQNSERRIKAQDDWGLVEVVVDARGRVQEVAINADLAARTNLTDLAEAMLQAARAAQTQAEALS; encoded by the coding sequence ATGAGCGAGAAGAAACTGCCGTCACTCGACGACCTGTTGGCGCAGTCGGAGCGCGTGGACCGTCGCCTTCTCGCCCAACGCAGACAAAACAGACAGAATTCCGAACGTCGCATCAAGGCACAGGACGACTGGGGGCTCGTCGAGGTCGTCGTCGACGCGCGGGGACGGGTGCAGGAGGTGGCGATCAACGCCGACCTGGCGGCCCGCACGAACCTCACCGACCTCGCCGAGGCGATGCTCCAAGCCGCGCGTGCCGCGCAGACACAGGCTGAGGCACTGTCCTAA
- a CDS encoding TetR/AcrR family transcriptional regulator produces the protein MSGDTVAEDTRSRLLATALKLFSEHGVGGTSLQMIADELGVTKAAVYYHFKTKDEITEAVAAPALQELIARMDEAERQRTRGSQIDHALGGFVDLIVRYRSLIALFNSDPGIMRAIERSLDGVETFAARMRKLLVGPDPDLATTLTANVLLAGLALAGGSSEHAHLDDETLRTHLFDIGRRMLGRPKRRPKTGTGVAEEGA, from the coding sequence ATGAGTGGCGACACCGTTGCCGAGGACACCCGTTCCCGTTTACTGGCCACGGCGTTGAAGCTGTTCAGCGAACACGGTGTGGGGGGAACGTCACTGCAGATGATCGCCGACGAGCTCGGCGTGACGAAGGCGGCCGTCTACTACCACTTCAAGACGAAGGACGAGATCACCGAGGCCGTCGCCGCCCCGGCGTTGCAGGAGTTGATCGCCCGCATGGACGAGGCCGAGCGGCAGCGCACGCGCGGCTCGCAGATCGACCACGCGCTCGGCGGATTCGTCGATCTCATCGTGCGGTACCGGTCGCTCATCGCGTTGTTCAACAGCGATCCCGGCATCATGCGTGCCATCGAACGGTCACTGGACGGCGTGGAGACCTTCGCCGCACGGATGCGGAAGCTGCTCGTGGGACCGGACCCGGATCTGGCCACCACCCTCACCGCCAACGTCCTGCTCGCGGGCCTCGCGTTGGCCGGTGGTTCCTCCGAGCACGCCCACTTGGACGATGAGACGTTACGCACGCACCTGTTCGACATCGGCAGGCGCATGCTCGGTAGGCCGAAACGACGGCCGAAAACCGGAACGGGAGTGGCCGAGGAAGGGGCGTGA
- a CDS encoding lysophospholipid acyltransferase family protein produces MVIRRFPRRGRGFWFGLAIEVLAPLLAVTTRWRIEGGRHLPRRGGVLVASNHLSFADPLAVTLFTLAAGRVPRFFAKAELWDMPVVKWVMASGGHIPVQRGKASALDAYRDGVTSVRAGECVVVFPEGGFTERPDGWPSKGKTGLARMALTTGVPVVPLACWGTQELLPVGSWFPRAHRRPVLHLVAGPPVDLSDLVCERPSASQLREATDRIMDALTGLLSHIRGQDPPAETGKA; encoded by the coding sequence GTGGTCATCCGACGCTTTCCCCGCCGGGGTCGAGGGTTCTGGTTCGGCCTGGCCATCGAGGTGCTCGCGCCGTTGTTGGCGGTGACGACGCGGTGGCGGATCGAGGGGGGCCGACACCTTCCTCGGCGGGGTGGGGTGCTCGTGGCGAGTAACCACCTGTCGTTCGCCGATCCCCTGGCGGTGACTTTGTTCACTCTCGCGGCGGGACGGGTGCCGCGTTTCTTCGCCAAGGCGGAGCTGTGGGACATGCCCGTGGTGAAGTGGGTGATGGCCTCCGGCGGACACATCCCGGTGCAACGGGGCAAGGCCAGCGCCTTGGACGCCTACCGGGACGGTGTGACGTCCGTGCGCGCGGGGGAGTGTGTGGTGGTGTTCCCCGAGGGCGGGTTCACCGAACGGCCCGACGGCTGGCCGAGCAAGGGCAAGACCGGACTGGCCCGTATGGCCCTGACCACGGGCGTTCCCGTCGTGCCTTTGGCATGCTGGGGAACACAGGAGCTGTTGCCGGTGGGGAGCTGGTTTCCCAGGGCGCACCGTCGTCCGGTGTTGCATCTGGTGGCGGGCCCACCCGTCGACCTGTCGGACCTGGTTTGCGAGCGACCGAGCGCGAGTCAGCTTCGGGAGGCCACGGACCGGATCATGGATGCCCTCACGGGACTGCTGTCGCACATCCGTGGCCAGGACCCACCGGCCGAGACCGGGAAGGCATAA
- a CDS encoding nitroreductase family deazaflavin-dependent oxidoreductase, translated as MVFGAEHVRQYEKSDGELGYLRHGAPILILTTTGRKTGRPRKVALIFQEHEGCYVVVASNGGAADHPDWYKNLRVDPEVRVQVKADRFAARARTATGEERERLWRIMAAVFPTYDEYRRRTEREIPVVVLEPKR; from the coding sequence ATGGTGTTCGGTGCCGAACACGTACGGCAGTACGAAAAAAGTGACGGTGAGCTCGGTTACCTCCGACACGGCGCGCCGATCCTCATCCTGACCACCACCGGTCGGAAGACGGGACGACCCCGTAAGGTGGCCTTGATCTTCCAAGAACACGAGGGGTGTTACGTCGTGGTCGCGTCCAACGGGGGCGCCGCCGACCACCCCGACTGGTACAAGAACCTCCGCGTCGACCCGGAGGTCCGGGTGCAGGTGAAGGCGGACCGGTTCGCCGCGCGTGCCAGAACGGCCACGGGTGAGGAGCGGGAGAGGTTGTGGCGGATCATGGCGGCCGTATTCCCCACGTACGACGAATACCGGCGGAGGACCGAACGGGAGATCCCGGTCGTGGTCCTGGAGCCGAAGCGCTGA
- the lpdA gene encoding dihydrolipoyl dehydrogenase — MSEHFDVVVLGAGPGGYTAAVRAAQLGYDTAVIEERYWGGVCLNVGCIPSKALLRNAELAHLFTREARTFGIHVDGEVTFDYGAAYQRSRKVADGRVKGIHYLMKKNAITEFHGRGTFTSDSSIDVATADGVETVTFDHCIIAAGASPRLLPGTSISDRVVTYEQQILSSELPESIVICGAGAIGVEFAYILHNYGVKVTIVEFMDRMVPAEDEEVSAELARRYRRLGIDVLTSTKVESIDESGEQVRVTVSREGEQQVLEADKVLQAMGFVPNVKGYGLENTGVALTERGAIAVDGRCRTNVPHIFAIGDVTAKLMLAHAAEAMGMVAAETIAGVETMELDYRMIPRATYCQPQVASFGLTEEQARAEGYDVQVSKFPFTANGKAHGLADPVGFVKIISDAKYGELLGGHLIGPDVTELLPELTLAQQWDLTVHEVARNVHAHPTLGEAVKEAIHGLAGHMINM, encoded by the coding sequence ATGAGCGAACACTTCGACGTTGTGGTGCTGGGTGCGGGCCCCGGTGGATACACCGCCGCGGTTCGTGCGGCCCAGCTCGGGTACGACACCGCCGTCATCGAGGAACGCTACTGGGGCGGGGTGTGCCTCAACGTCGGGTGTATTCCGTCGAAGGCGTTGCTGCGCAACGCCGAACTCGCCCACCTGTTCACCCGCGAGGCGCGTACGTTCGGCATCCACGTCGACGGTGAGGTGACGTTCGACTACGGTGCCGCCTACCAGCGCAGTCGTAAGGTCGCCGACGGCCGGGTCAAGGGCATCCACTATCTGATGAAGAAGAACGCGATCACCGAGTTCCACGGTCGCGGTACCTTCACCAGTGATTCCTCGATCGACGTCGCCACGGCCGACGGCGTGGAGACGGTGACGTTCGACCACTGCATCATCGCGGCGGGCGCGTCGCCGAGACTGCTTCCGGGGACGTCCATCAGTGACCGGGTTGTCACCTACGAGCAGCAGATCCTGTCCTCCGAGTTGCCGGAGAGCATCGTCATCTGCGGCGCGGGGGCCATCGGGGTCGAGTTCGCCTACATCCTCCACAACTACGGCGTCAAGGTCACCATCGTCGAATTCATGGACCGCATGGTGCCCGCCGAGGACGAGGAGGTGTCGGCCGAACTGGCCCGGCGCTATCGCCGACTCGGCATCGACGTACTCACGTCCACGAAGGTGGAGTCCATCGACGAGTCGGGTGAGCAGGTCCGCGTCACCGTGTCCAGGGAGGGCGAGCAGCAAGTCCTCGAGGCCGACAAGGTGTTGCAGGCTATGGGCTTCGTCCCCAACGTGAAGGGCTACGGCCTGGAGAACACCGGTGTCGCGCTCACCGAGCGTGGCGCGATCGCGGTGGACGGCCGCTGTCGTACGAACGTGCCGCACATCTTCGCCATCGGCGACGTGACGGCCAAGCTCATGCTCGCCCACGCCGCCGAGGCGATGGGCATGGTCGCCGCCGAGACCATCGCGGGCGTGGAGACCATGGAACTGGACTACCGCATGATCCCGCGGGCGACGTACTGCCAGCCGCAGGTGGCGAGTTTCGGTCTCACCGAGGAACAGGCCAGGGCCGAGGGCTACGACGTGCAGGTGTCGAAGTTCCCGTTCACGGCCAACGGCAAGGCGCACGGTCTGGCCGATCCGGTGGGCTTCGTCAAGATCATCAGTGATGCCAAGTACGGCGAACTGTTGGGCGGCCATCTCATCGGCCCCGACGTCACCGAACTGCTGCCGGAACTCACGCTGGCGCAGCAATGGGATCTCACCGTGCACGAGGTGGCCCGCAACGTGCACGCTCACCCCACCCTCGGCGAGGCGGTCAAGGAAGCCATCCACGGCCTGGCCGGACACATGATCAATATGTGA
- a CDS encoding type VII secretion target, with protein sequence MSTPFTVEPGLLHQGARQLDQAAATAEQASRKAREALGPSEAFGPSGEARSVADAWRRLVEARALEMGELSEESAVLASKVREAADSYQGSDEEADGAIGELGKDMDGRLSQDD encoded by the coding sequence ATGTCAACACCGTTCACCGTGGAACCCGGGCTCCTGCACCAGGGGGCCAGACAGCTGGACCAGGCGGCGGCCACCGCCGAGCAGGCTTCCCGGAAAGCCCGGGAAGCTCTCGGCCCATCCGAGGCCTTCGGCCCCTCCGGCGAGGCACGGTCGGTCGCCGACGCCTGGCGGAGATTGGTCGAGGCTCGGGCTCTGGAGATGGGGGAACTCAGCGAGGAAAGCGCCGTGTTGGCCAGCAAGGTCCGCGAGGCGGCCGACAGCTACCAGGGAAGCGACGAGGAGGCCGACGGCGCCATCGGTGAACTCGGAAAGGACATGGACGGCAGGCTCTCGCAGGACGACTGA
- a CDS encoding histidinol-phosphate transaminase — translation MSVTLDQLPLREDLRGRSPYGAPQLDVPVRLNTNENPFPPPAELVDDVASAVREVARNLNRYPDRDAIALRRDLAAYLTSATGVPLTERHVWAANGSNEILQQLLQAFGGPGRSALGFEPSYSMHPIISAGTRTEWVPTPRRDDFTLDAERAAAVVADRAPDIVFVTSPNNPTGGSVPLEDLEAILRAAPGLVVVDEAYAEFSSRPSAVHLLAKFPAKLVVSRTMSKAFAFAGGRLGYLAAAPAVVDALQLVRLPYHLSSLTQAAARAALRHADATLRSVATLAAERDRVAEGLRQLGFEPVPSDANFILFGRFADPTAAWKSYLDSGVLIRDIGIAGHLRVSIGTPDENDAFLQASKEVPR, via the coding sequence ATGTCCGTGACCCTCGACCAGCTGCCGCTGCGCGAGGACCTGCGGGGACGCAGCCCGTACGGTGCGCCGCAGCTGGACGTCCCGGTGCGGCTCAACACCAACGAGAACCCGTTCCCGCCGCCCGCCGAACTCGTGGACGACGTCGCGAGCGCGGTGCGGGAGGTGGCGCGGAACCTGAATCGCTACCCGGACCGGGACGCGATCGCGTTGCGGCGTGACCTCGCCGCCTATCTCACCTCGGCGACGGGGGTGCCGCTGACCGAACGGCACGTCTGGGCGGCCAACGGCTCCAACGAGATCCTGCAGCAACTGTTGCAGGCGTTCGGCGGCCCAGGGCGGTCGGCGCTGGGGTTCGAGCCGTCGTACTCGATGCACCCGATCATCTCGGCGGGGACGCGTACCGAGTGGGTGCCCACGCCGCGTCGGGACGATTTCACGCTCGACGCGGAGCGGGCCGCGGCGGTGGTGGCCGACCGTGCGCCCGACATCGTGTTCGTCACCAGCCCGAACAACCCGACCGGAGGCTCGGTCCCGCTCGAGGACCTGGAGGCGATCCTGCGGGCGGCGCCGGGGCTGGTCGTGGTCGACGAGGCGTACGCGGAGTTCTCCTCGCGGCCGAGCGCCGTGCATCTGCTGGCGAAGTTCCCGGCGAAGCTGGTGGTGTCGCGCACCATGAGCAAGGCGTTCGCGTTCGCGGGTGGGCGACTCGGATACCTGGCCGCGGCCCCGGCAGTGGTGGACGCACTGCAATTGGTGCGACTTCCCTATCACCTGTCTTCCCTGACACAGGCGGCGGCGCGCGCCGCTTTGCGGCATGCCGATGCGACGCTGCGGTCGGTGGCGACGTTGGCCGCCGAACGCGACCGTGTGGCGGAAGGGTTGCGTCAGCTCGGTTTCGAGCCGGTCCCCAGTGACGCCAACTTCATCCTCTTCGGACGGTTCGCCGATCCCACCGCGGCATGGAAGTCCTATCTGGACTCCGGTGTGTTGATCCGTGACATCGGTATCGCCGGACATCTGCGCGTGTCCATCGGCACGCCCGACGAGAACGACGCCTTCCTACAGGCGAGCAAGGAGGTCCCGCGGTGA
- a CDS encoding threonine ammonia-lyase — protein sequence MELVTLDDVRAAGARIASVVVRTPLLPCPWVKTGRDRSADDRGLWLKPENLQPIGAFKIRGAHNAIARLDEQARARGVVAYSSGNHAQAVAHAAAAAGITAHIVMPASTPRVKVENTRSHGAEVVLVGDDEREAVAYEIVSERGAVLVPPFDHPDVIAGQGTIGLEIVEDLPEVDVVLVPVSGGGLASGVATAVTALRPNAKVIGVEPELASDAKESLRAGKRVDWPVADRFRTIADGLRSQPSELTFAHLRRRLHDIVTVTEDEIRSAVATLARKARLVAEPSGAVATAAYLFHGDELPVGRTVAVVSGGNIDPALLADVLATPAGEED from the coding sequence ATGGAGCTGGTGACCCTCGACGACGTCCGTGCCGCCGGTGCTCGTATCGCCTCGGTCGTGGTGCGGACCCCGCTGCTGCCGTGTCCGTGGGTGAAGACCGGTCGCGATCGTTCGGCCGATGATCGGGGGTTGTGGCTCAAACCCGAGAATCTCCAACCCATCGGTGCTTTCAAGATCCGAGGTGCGCACAACGCGATCGCACGACTCGACGAGCAGGCCCGGGCGCGTGGGGTCGTGGCCTACTCCAGCGGTAACCACGCCCAAGCCGTCGCCCACGCGGCGGCCGCCGCGGGGATCACCGCGCACATCGTGATGCCGGCCTCTACGCCTCGGGTCAAGGTCGAGAACACGCGGTCCCACGGGGCCGAAGTCGTCCTGGTCGGCGACGACGAGCGTGAGGCGGTGGCGTACGAGATCGTCTCCGAACGCGGCGCGGTGTTGGTGCCGCCGTTCGACCACCCCGACGTCATCGCGGGACAGGGCACCATCGGCCTGGAGATCGTCGAGGACCTTCCCGAGGTCGACGTGGTGTTGGTGCCCGTCAGCGGCGGTGGACTCGCCTCAGGGGTCGCCACGGCCGTCACCGCGCTGCGTCCGAACGCCAAGGTGATCGGCGTCGAACCCGAACTGGCCTCCGACGCGAAGGAGAGCCTACGTGCGGGTAAGCGCGTGGACTGGCCGGTCGCGGACCGCTTCCGCACCATCGCCGACGGGCTGCGTTCCCAGCCGTCCGAACTCACGTTCGCCCATCTGCGGCGGCGGTTGCACGACATCGTCACGGTCACCGAGGACGAGATCCGCTCGGCGGTGGCGACACTGGCTCGGAAGGCCAGGCTCGTCGCCGAACCCAGTGGGGCGGTGGCGACGGCGGCCTACCTGTTCCACGGCGACGAACTCCCCGTCGGACGCACGGTGGCGGTGGTCTCCGGGGGTAACATCGACCCCGCGCTGCTGGCCGACGTGCTGGCCACCCCGGCCGGCGAGGAGGACTGA